A single region of the Paraburkholderia sp. SOS3 genome encodes:
- a CDS encoding cupin domain-containing protein, with product MKIIRSRGFTAERPWGALDIANMNGITTRLHWTDQPYKWHINDGEEVFAVLDGRVEMRYRENGVEQTTMLETGDVFHASIGTEHVAHPVGEARILVVESEGSV from the coding sequence ATGAAGATTATCCGCAGCCGCGGCTTTACCGCGGAACGCCCGTGGGGTGCGCTCGATATCGCGAACATGAACGGCATCACGACGCGCCTGCACTGGACCGATCAACCATACAAGTGGCATATCAACGACGGGGAAGAGGTATTCGCCGTGCTCGATGGCCGCGTCGAAATGCGGTACCGCGAAAACGGTGTCGAGCAGACGACCATGCTCGAGACCGGAGATGTGTTCCATGCGTCGATCGGCACCGAACATGTCGCGCACCCGGTGGGCGAGGCACGTATTCTCGTTGTGGAATCGGAAGGCAGCGTATAG
- the ltaE gene encoding low-specificity L-threonine aldolase, whose amino-acid sequence MIDLRSDTVTRPGKAMLAAMACAEVGDDVWGDDPTVLRLQATVAERAGKEAGLFFPSGTQSNLAALMAHCARGDEYIVGQAAHTYKYEGGGAAVLGSIQPQPIENALDGSLPLDKIAAAIKPIDDHFARTRLLALENTIGGKVLLAGYVAEATQFARDRGLATHLDGARVCNAAVESQRPIEALCAPFDSVSICFSKGLGAPVGSVLVGSKALLESAHRWRKVLGGGMRQAGVLAAACLYALEHNVERLAEDHDNAAHLAAGLAQIGAIKIQSQATNMVFAQMPQEHCAPLEAFLKERGILTQMLYASRFVTHMDVSRADIDTFIAAVKSYFAR is encoded by the coding sequence ATGATCGATTTGCGCAGCGATACCGTTACCCGGCCGGGCAAGGCCATGCTCGCCGCCATGGCGTGCGCCGAGGTCGGCGACGACGTCTGGGGCGACGACCCGACCGTCCTGCGCCTGCAGGCAACCGTCGCCGAGCGCGCCGGCAAGGAGGCCGGACTGTTCTTTCCGAGCGGCACGCAAAGCAACCTCGCGGCGCTGATGGCGCATTGCGCGCGCGGCGACGAATACATCGTGGGCCAGGCTGCGCACACGTATAAATACGAAGGCGGCGGTGCGGCTGTGCTCGGCAGCATCCAGCCGCAGCCTATCGAAAACGCGCTCGATGGCTCGTTGCCGCTCGACAAGATCGCCGCGGCGATCAAGCCGATCGACGATCACTTCGCGCGCACGCGATTGCTGGCGCTGGAAAACACGATCGGCGGCAAGGTGTTGCTCGCCGGATATGTCGCCGAAGCGACGCAGTTCGCGCGCGATCGCGGCCTCGCGACGCATCTGGACGGCGCGCGCGTGTGCAACGCCGCGGTGGAGTCGCAAAGGCCGATCGAGGCGCTATGCGCGCCGTTCGACTCGGTGTCGATCTGTTTTTCGAAGGGGCTCGGTGCGCCGGTCGGTTCGGTGCTCGTCGGCAGCAAGGCGCTGCTCGAGAGCGCGCATCGCTGGCGCAAGGTGCTCGGTGGCGGCATGCGGCAAGCGGGCGTACTTGCGGCCGCTTGCCTGTATGCGCTCGAACATAACGTCGAGCGTCTCGCAGAAGATCACGATAACGCCGCGCATCTGGCCGCCGGCCTCGCGCAGATCGGCGCGATCAAAATTCAATCGCAGGCGACGAACATGGTGTTCGCGCAGATGCCGCAGGAGCATTGCGCGCCGCTGGAAGCGTTCCTGAAAGAGCGCGGCATCCTCACGCAGATGCTGTACGCGTCGCGCTTCGTCACGCACATGGATGTTTCGCGAGCCGATATCGATACGTTTATCGCCGCGGTAAAGAGCTATTTCGCGCGCTGA
- a CDS encoding pyridoxamine 5'-phosphate oxidase family protein — protein sequence MSTLTTIEALEAIYGSPHERSVRKEITFVNEDYRAFIEHAPLVMLATSGPGGLDCSPRGDAPGFVQIVDDRTLAIPDRIGNNRIDSLRNIVANPQVGLLFIVPGVGETLRVNGRARISIDGEWLDRFAVNGKRPRTVLIVDIDAVYFHCSKALVRSKLWDPAHHVERTQLPSAGEIHRRLNGPSFDADAYDRDLVERLRTSLY from the coding sequence ATGTCGACGCTGACGACGATCGAAGCACTCGAAGCGATTTACGGTTCGCCGCACGAACGCTCGGTGCGCAAGGAAATCACGTTCGTCAACGAAGACTATCGTGCGTTTATCGAGCACGCGCCGCTCGTCATGCTCGCGACGAGCGGTCCCGGCGGACTCGACTGCTCGCCGCGCGGCGATGCGCCGGGCTTCGTGCAGATCGTGGACGACCGCACGCTTGCGATACCGGACCGCATCGGCAATAACCGCATCGACAGCCTGCGCAATATCGTCGCGAATCCGCAGGTCGGCTTGCTGTTTATCGTGCCGGGCGTCGGCGAGACGCTGCGCGTGAACGGCCGCGCGCGCATCAGCATCGACGGCGAATGGCTCGACCGCTTTGCGGTGAACGGCAAACGGCCTCGCACCGTGCTGATCGTCGATATCGATGCGGTCTACTTTCACTGCTCGAAGGCGCTCGTGCGCTCGAAACTGTGGGATCCGGCGCACCACGTCGAACGCACGCAGCTGCCGAGCGCAGGCGAGATCCATCGACGCCTGAACGGTCCGTCCTTCGATGCCGACGCCTACGATCGCGACCTCGTGGAAAGACTGCGCACGAGCCTCTACTGA
- a CDS encoding GlsB/YeaQ/YmgE family stress response membrane protein, translating to MLSFIGTLIVGLIVGLIARAIKPGDDKMGLIMTIILGIAGSLIAGYVGRAAGWYQPGQGAGWIASVIGAIVLLVIYGLIRKRM from the coding sequence ATGCTTTCATTCATCGGTACGTTGATCGTCGGCTTGATCGTCGGTCTGATTGCGCGCGCGATCAAACCCGGCGACGACAAGATGGGTCTCATCATGACGATCATCCTCGGCATCGCGGGCTCGCTGATCGCGGGCTACGTCGGGCGTGCCGCCGGGTGGTATCAGCCGGGGCAGGGCGCGGGGTGGATCGCGTCGGTGATCGGCGCGATCGTGCTGCTCGTTATTTACGGGCTGATCCGCAAACGCATGTAG
- a CDS encoding MFS transporter, with translation MSTGLRFALVAIMLSVALASIDTAIANTALPAIGADLHAKPAASVWIINAYQLAMVSTLLPLAALGDIIGHRRVYISGIALFTAASLGCALSPTLPFLAVARVAQGVGAAAIMGVNSALIQTLYPPHRLGRGLGLNALVVGVSFAAGPTVASLILSVANWPWLFAVNVPLGILAISFALPGLPNTARGKHQFDPVAAVLNVVMFAALIFALAEATQRASAHVVLIAAAIALVFGALMVKREAGHPAPMLPVDLFKRPVFALSAVTAVCSFAAQGLAFVSLPFYFETVLQRSQVETGFLMTPWSVVVALAAPFAGRMSDRYPPGLLGAIGLAVLSAGMVSLALLPPNPSVLDITLRMCVCGAGFGFFQSPNLKAIMASAPRERSGGASGIIATARLLGQTTGAALVALSFGIAGRHGPTLALATGAVFAGAASIVSGLRLFAPSHRAKQREGAAGPQPHAHTAAPVETGGQRAK, from the coding sequence ATGTCCACCGGCCTGCGCTTCGCGCTCGTCGCCATCATGCTGTCGGTCGCGCTCGCGTCGATCGACACCGCGATTGCCAATACCGCGCTACCCGCTATCGGCGCCGATCTGCACGCGAAGCCAGCCGCATCGGTTTGGATCATCAACGCGTATCAACTCGCGATGGTCTCGACGCTGCTGCCGCTCGCCGCGCTCGGCGACATCATCGGCCATCGGCGCGTATACATCAGCGGCATTGCGCTCTTCACGGCGGCGTCGCTCGGCTGCGCGCTGTCGCCGACCCTGCCGTTCCTGGCGGTCGCGCGCGTTGCGCAGGGCGTCGGCGCCGCGGCGATCATGGGCGTCAATTCGGCATTGATTCAAACGCTCTATCCGCCGCATCGGCTCGGGCGCGGGCTCGGCCTGAACGCGCTCGTCGTCGGCGTCTCGTTCGCCGCGGGGCCGACCGTCGCTTCATTGATCCTTTCGGTGGCAAACTGGCCGTGGCTTTTCGCGGTCAACGTGCCGCTCGGCATCCTCGCCATTTCGTTTGCGCTGCCAGGCTTGCCGAACACCGCGCGTGGCAAGCACCAGTTCGATCCCGTCGCGGCGGTGCTCAATGTCGTCATGTTTGCCGCGCTGATCTTCGCGCTCGCGGAAGCCACGCAGCGCGCGTCGGCGCATGTCGTGCTGATCGCGGCCGCGATTGCGCTCGTGTTCGGGGCCTTGATGGTGAAGCGCGAAGCAGGACACCCGGCGCCGATGCTGCCTGTCGATCTGTTCAAGCGGCCTGTGTTCGCGCTTTCGGCAGTGACGGCCGTCTGTTCGTTCGCCGCGCAAGGGCTCGCGTTCGTGTCGCTGCCGTTTTATTTCGAAACGGTTCTGCAGCGCAGCCAGGTTGAAACGGGCTTTCTGATGACGCCGTGGTCGGTAGTCGTGGCGCTCGCGGCGCCGTTCGCGGGCCGGATGTCCGACCGCTATCCGCCGGGCCTGCTCGGCGCGATCGGGCTCGCGGTGTTGAGCGCAGGAATGGTGTCGCTCGCGTTGCTGCCGCCGAATCCGTCGGTGCTCGACATCACGCTGCGCATGTGCGTATGCGGTGCGGGCTTCGGCTTTTTCCAGTCGCCGAATCTGAAGGCGATTATGGCGAGCGCGCCGCGCGAGCGCAGCGGCGGCGCCAGCGGCATCATCGCAACGGCGCGTCTGCTCGGACAGACCACGGGCGCCGCGCTGGTCGCATTGAGCTTCGGTATTGCCGGGCGTCACGGACCGACGCTGGCGCTCGCGACCGGCGCCGTGTTCGCGGGCGCCGCGAGCATCGTCAGCGGCTTGCGGCTCTTCGCGCCTTCACATCGCGCAAAGCAACGCGAAGGCGCTGCCGGGCCGCAGCCGCACGCACACACTGCGGCGCCGGTAGAAACAGGCGGTCAGCGCGCGAAATAG
- a CDS encoding DUF938 domain-containing protein has translation MTSTDSTHRSADLREHSPSAERNRDAILAVLRTVLPPRGTVLEIASGTGQHAIHFAAAFPGVDWQPSDADPGARASIEAWTALSGLTNIRPPLDLNVCRTPWGIDAAQALLCLNMIHISPWAATEALIDGASRVLGERGAVLFLYGPYRRGGAHTSPSNEAFDQHLKNRNPAWGVRDMETVVQLADAAGFACDEPIAMPANNFSLVFRKR, from the coding sequence ATGACCTCCACCGATTCGACTCACCGGTCCGCCGATTTGCGCGAGCACTCGCCGTCGGCCGAGCGCAATCGCGACGCGATCCTCGCCGTGCTGCGCACGGTCTTGCCGCCACGCGGCACCGTACTCGAAATCGCGAGCGGCACCGGCCAGCATGCGATTCATTTTGCCGCAGCGTTTCCTGGCGTCGACTGGCAGCCGAGCGACGCGGACCCGGGTGCGCGCGCATCGATCGAGGCGTGGACGGCGCTCAGCGGTCTGACGAATATCCGGCCGCCGCTCGATCTCAACGTCTGCCGCACGCCGTGGGGCATCGATGCCGCGCAAGCGCTGCTTTGCCTGAACATGATTCATATCTCGCCGTGGGCGGCCACCGAAGCGCTGATCGACGGCGCGTCGCGTGTGCTCGGCGAGCGCGGCGCGGTGCTCTTCCTGTATGGCCCGTACCGGCGCGGCGGCGCGCATACGTCACCGTCGAACGAAGCATTCGATCAGCACCTGAAGAACCGCAACCCGGCATGGGGTGTGCGCGACATGGAGACGGTCGTGCAGCTTGCCGATGCGGCCGGGTTCGCGTGCGACGAGCCGATTGCGATGCCTGCGAACAACTTCAGTCTCGTGTTCCGGAAACGCTGA
- a CDS encoding SDR family oxidoreductase, with the protein MAFGAQDAPESRQAAVGKVALVTGAGSGIGRATARKLFEHGYSVVLTGRRQQPLDELAAEALAGGFDAFAHACDVADVDGVAALFDAIRVRYGRLDVLFNNAGRGAPPVEIDALAIEDWRAVVDTNLTGVFLCTRAAFAMMKAQMPRGGRIINNGSISAHAPRPYSIAYTATKHAITGLTKSVSLDGRPYDIVCGQIDIGNAATEMAARMARGVPQANGQVAVEPLMDVEHVADAVLHMADLPLSANVQFMTIMASKMPFVGRG; encoded by the coding sequence ATGGCGTTCGGTGCGCAGGATGCACCGGAAAGCCGGCAAGCCGCGGTCGGCAAGGTGGCGCTCGTCACCGGCGCGGGCAGCGGCATCGGCCGCGCGACGGCGCGCAAGCTGTTCGAACATGGCTATAGCGTCGTGCTGACGGGCCGCCGGCAGCAGCCGCTCGACGAACTGGCAGCCGAGGCGCTCGCGGGCGGCTTCGACGCGTTCGCGCACGCGTGCGATGTGGCCGACGTGGACGGCGTTGCCGCGCTGTTCGACGCGATCCGCGTGCGCTACGGGCGGCTCGACGTGCTGTTCAACAACGCGGGACGCGGTGCGCCGCCGGTCGAGATCGACGCGCTCGCCATCGAAGACTGGCGGGCGGTCGTCGATACGAATCTCACGGGCGTGTTCCTCTGCACGCGCGCCGCCTTCGCAATGATGAAAGCGCAAATGCCACGCGGCGGGCGCATTATCAACAACGGCTCGATCTCCGCGCATGCGCCGCGTCCGTACAGCATCGCCTACACGGCGACGAAGCATGCGATCACCGGGCTCACGAAGTCTGTTTCGCTCGACGGGCGTCCGTACGACATTGTCTGCGGGCAGATCGACATCGGCAACGCCGCGACCGAGATGGCCGCGCGCATGGCCAGGGGCGTGCCGCAGGCGAACGGGCAGGTGGCCGTCGAACCGCTGATGGATGTCGAACATGTGGCCGATGCGGTGCTGCATATGGCGGATTTGCCGCTGTCGGCGAACGTGCAGTTCATGACGATCATGGCGAGCAAGATGCCGTTCGTCGGCCGCGGGTGA
- the gndA gene encoding NADP-dependent phosphogluconate dehydrogenase → MGKQAIGVVGLAVMGRNLALNIESRGHAVSVFNRTREKTDELIAEFPDRKLVPTFTMEEFVASLEKPRRILLMVKAGAPTDATIAALQPLLEKGDILIDGGNTHFTDTIRRNQDLAKAGLHFIGTGVSGGEEGALKGPSIMPGGQRDAYDLVAPILTEIAAKAPDDGEPCVAYMGPDGAGHFVKMVHNGIEYGDMQLIAESYAVLKQVLGLSNEELGRVYTEWNKGELDSYLIEITSKIFGKKDDATGKDLVDIILDRAAQKGTGKWTSQNALDLGAPLPLITEAVFARVLSSLKDQRVAASKVLEGPKTKPFAGEREAFIESVRRALYFSKVISYAQGFAQLRAASEEYNWDLDYGTIAKIFRAGCIIRARFLQKITDAYTKDKALANLLLDPYFRDIAANYQGALRDVVTAAVAAGVPVPAFSSAIAYFDGYRSERLPANLVQAQRDFFGAHTFERVDKPGSFHAEWA, encoded by the coding sequence ATGGGCAAACAGGCAATCGGCGTAGTGGGGCTAGCGGTCATGGGCCGCAATCTGGCGCTCAACATCGAAAGCCGCGGTCACGCGGTTTCCGTATTCAACCGGACGCGCGAGAAAACCGACGAGCTGATCGCCGAGTTTCCCGACCGCAAACTCGTGCCGACTTTCACGATGGAAGAATTCGTCGCGTCGCTCGAAAAGCCGCGCCGCATTCTGCTCATGGTCAAGGCTGGCGCGCCGACCGACGCGACGATCGCCGCGCTGCAGCCGCTGCTCGAGAAAGGCGACATTCTGATCGACGGCGGCAACACGCACTTCACCGACACGATTCGCCGCAACCAGGATCTCGCGAAAGCGGGGCTGCATTTCATCGGCACGGGCGTCTCGGGCGGCGAGGAAGGCGCATTGAAAGGCCCGTCGATCATGCCGGGCGGCCAGCGCGACGCGTACGATCTCGTCGCGCCGATCCTCACCGAAATCGCCGCGAAGGCGCCCGACGACGGTGAGCCGTGCGTCGCCTACATGGGGCCGGACGGTGCGGGCCACTTCGTGAAAATGGTGCACAACGGCATCGAATACGGCGATATGCAATTGATCGCCGAGAGCTACGCGGTGCTCAAGCAGGTGCTGGGCCTCTCGAACGAGGAACTGGGCCGCGTCTATACCGAGTGGAACAAGGGCGAGCTCGACAGCTATCTGATCGAAATAACGTCGAAAATCTTCGGCAAGAAAGACGACGCGACGGGCAAGGATCTGGTCGACATCATTCTCGACCGCGCCGCGCAAAAGGGCACGGGCAAGTGGACGAGCCAGAACGCGCTCGACCTCGGCGCGCCGCTGCCGCTGATTACCGAAGCCGTGTTTGCGCGCGTGCTGTCGTCGCTGAAGGACCAGCGCGTGGCCGCGAGCAAGGTGCTCGAGGGGCCGAAGACGAAGCCGTTCGCAGGCGAGCGCGAGGCGTTTATCGAATCGGTGCGGCGCGCCCTGTACTTCAGCAAGGTGATTTCGTACGCGCAGGGCTTCGCGCAACTGCGCGCGGCCTCCGAAGAGTACAACTGGGATCTCGACTACGGCACGATCGCGAAGATTTTCCGGGCCGGCTGCATCATCCGCGCGCGCTTCCTGCAGAAGATCACCGACGCTTATACGAAGGACAAGGCGTTGGCGAACCTGCTGCTCGACCCGTACTTCCGCGATATCGCTGCGAACTACCAGGGCGCCTTGCGCGATGTGGTGACGGCGGCCGTGGCGGCCGGTGTGCCGGTGCCGGCGTTCTCGTCGGCGATTGCGTACTTCGACGGCTATCGCTCCGAGCGTCTGCCGGCGAATCTCGTGCAGGCGCAGCGCGACTTCTTCGGTGCGCACACGTTCGAGCGCGTCGACAAGCCGGGCAGCTTCCACGCCGAGTGGGCGTAG
- a CDS encoding NAD-dependent protein deacetylase has translation MTELAAPPIESDTLHALHDFVARYPRLFVLTGAGISTDSGIPGYRDENGQWKRSPPITLQEFLGADASRRRYWARSMVGWPVVGEAQPNAAHRALARLEAAGHITALVTQNVDGLHQRAGSTKVIELHGSIGAVTCLDCGAQHARASIQQILEAENPALLEAQAEPAADGDAHLEWHALDSFRVPACTHCGGLLKPSVVFFGESVPRERVDAAARALDEADAVLVVGSSLMVYSGYRFCVWAHQKVKPIAAINLGLTRADPLLTLKIAAPCGETLTALAARLAST, from the coding sequence ATGACAGAACTTGCCGCCCCGCCTATCGAATCCGACACTCTGCACGCGTTGCACGACTTCGTCGCGCGCTATCCGCGCCTGTTCGTGCTGACGGGCGCCGGCATCAGCACCGACTCCGGCATTCCAGGCTATCGCGACGAAAACGGCCAATGGAAGCGCTCGCCGCCGATCACGCTGCAGGAGTTTCTCGGCGCCGATGCCTCGCGCCGCCGCTATTGGGCGCGCAGCATGGTCGGCTGGCCTGTCGTCGGCGAGGCGCAGCCGAACGCGGCGCATCGCGCGCTCGCGCGGCTCGAGGCGGCGGGGCACATCACGGCGCTCGTCACGCAAAACGTCGACGGATTGCATCAGCGCGCCGGCAGCACCAAGGTGATCGAACTGCACGGCAGCATCGGTGCGGTGACGTGTCTCGACTGCGGTGCGCAGCATGCGCGCGCGTCGATTCAACAGATACTCGAAGCGGAAAATCCGGCGTTGCTCGAAGCGCAAGCCGAACCGGCCGCGGACGGCGATGCGCATCTCGAATGGCACGCGCTCGATTCGTTCCGTGTGCCGGCTTGCACGCATTGCGGCGGACTGCTCAAACCGTCGGTGGTGTTCTTCGGCGAGAGCGTGCCGCGCGAGCGCGTCGACGCGGCGGCGCGCGCGCTCGATGAAGCGGATGCGGTGCTGGTCGTCGGTTCGTCGCTGATGGTGTATTCGGGTTATCGCTTTTGCGTCTGGGCTCATCAGAAGGTCAAGCCGATTGCCGCGATCAACCTGGGGCTCACGCGTGCAGATCCGTTGCTGACGCTGAAAATCGCGGCGCCGTGCGGCGAAACCTTGACCGCGCTTGCGGCGCGGCTCGCCAGCACTTGA
- a CDS encoding oxidoreductase-like domain-containing protein, with translation MRGGVNARAGDRVRKSRRKAAPAVQDDPPPEPPVRPCADDCCRSGCDPCVFDLYNEALERYRTALAAWQKRHGSGAR, from the coding sequence GTGAGGGGCGGCGTGAATGCGAGGGCCGGCGATCGCGTTCGCAAGTCCCGACGCAAGGCGGCGCCGGCAGTGCAAGACGACCCGCCGCCCGAGCCGCCCGTTCGTCCCTGCGCCGACGACTGCTGCCGCAGCGGCTGCGATCCCTGTGTGTTCGATCTGTACAATGAGGCGCTGGAGCGCTATCGCACCGCGCTCGCCGCGTGGCAGAAGCGGCACGGCAGCGGTGCTCGATAG
- a CDS encoding DUF4148 domain-containing protein, with the protein MNKLIPAVLVATLFAAPVASFAQSAQSNQPLTRAQVRAELIALENVGYDPLSDRQDYPRNIQAAEARLQAQRAQHAVARGDTSGYGVQEIGTSQAGH; encoded by the coding sequence GTGAACAAGCTGATTCCGGCAGTGCTCGTTGCTACGCTCTTCGCCGCACCTGTTGCATCGTTCGCGCAGTCTGCGCAGTCGAACCAGCCGCTGACGCGCGCGCAAGTGCGTGCCGAACTGATCGCGCTGGAGAACGTCGGTTATGACCCGCTGAGCGATCGCCAGGATTATCCGCGCAACATTCAGGCGGCCGAAGCGCGTCTGCAAGCACAGCGTGCGCAACATGCCGTCGCCCGCGGCGATACGAGCGGTTACGGTGTGCAAGAAATCGGCACCTCGCAAGCGGGCCATTGA
- a CDS encoding DUF2968 domain-containing protein codes for MKLLLNRRRTVPADGIAHLVRIDRNASISADAIVDAPVHDARPASSASSNSPGHTPERPVRPVATLHPMPAMPSQANGRVAHFADPGEIEWLVEAGALTPFRVFRAFDYSASLLFHAKELKYYVALYQDGTPWRALRANDLDAAQGIFYQFEQQAMRLADGQTRRAQLEAQNEQLTKLIAQSEAQAEQLRKALQRSATQEQAVTSRQHQVRREVAQLEAQRVAAQAQLNKVHRQIHQLDLAAHDGVPHLTNR; via the coding sequence TTGAAGCTGCTTCTGAACCGTCGCCGCACGGTGCCCGCCGATGGCATCGCGCATCTCGTGCGCATCGATCGAAACGCGTCGATATCGGCCGACGCGATCGTCGATGCGCCTGTGCACGATGCGCGGCCCGCTTCGTCCGCTTCGTCTAATTCGCCGGGCCATACGCCCGAACGGCCCGTGCGGCCGGTGGCGACCTTGCATCCGATGCCCGCAATGCCGTCGCAAGCGAACGGGCGCGTCGCGCACTTCGCCGATCCGGGAGAGATCGAGTGGCTCGTCGAGGCCGGCGCGCTGACGCCGTTTCGCGTGTTTCGCGCGTTCGATTATTCGGCGAGTCTGCTGTTTCACGCGAAGGAGTTGAAGTACTACGTTGCGCTGTATCAGGACGGCACACCGTGGCGTGCATTGAGAGCGAACGACCTCGATGCGGCACAAGGCATCTTCTACCAGTTCGAGCAGCAGGCAATGCGTCTTGCCGACGGGCAGACGCGCCGCGCGCAACTCGAAGCGCAAAACGAGCAGTTGACGAAGCTGATCGCGCAATCGGAGGCGCAGGCCGAGCAATTGCGCAAGGCGCTGCAGCGATCGGCAACCCAGGAGCAGGCGGTAACGAGCCGCCAGCATCAGGTGCGCCGCGAGGTCGCGCAACTCGAAGCGCAGCGTGTCGCGGCGCAAGCGCAATTGAACAAGGTGCACCGGCAGATCCATCAACTCGATCTGGCCGCGCACGACGGCGTCCCGCATCTGACGAATCGCTAG
- a CDS encoding peptidoglycan DD-metalloendopeptidase family protein, whose protein sequence is MTGKWHTAHRQVWILRASVFSLATLLCACSSFTSPWESNPPPTTIGTRSTTGGAASTGVPAGFYRVNPGDTLQSIAGAFGQRPQDLASWNGMNLETSVTPGQVLRVSPPSLTPGAAAVPPVGAPQPPSSAAAQQGILAWPLRGPILKRFVPGKTNGIVIGARVGETVRAAAAGRVVYAGTGIPAYGPLVIIKHNDSLITAYGQNSKLLVQEGEAVTQGQPVAEAGQDSNNVGSIQFEVRQDGRPADPLAWLPR, encoded by the coding sequence ATGACCGGCAAGTGGCATACCGCACATAGGCAAGTCTGGATTCTGCGCGCTTCCGTTTTTTCCCTGGCGACGTTGCTCTGCGCGTGCTCGTCGTTTACTTCGCCATGGGAAAGCAATCCGCCGCCAACCACGATCGGCACGCGTTCGACGACCGGCGGTGCGGCGTCGACAGGCGTCCCGGCGGGGTTCTACCGCGTGAATCCCGGCGATACGTTGCAAAGCATCGCCGGCGCGTTCGGCCAGCGTCCGCAAGACCTCGCGAGCTGGAACGGCATGAACCTGGAAACGTCGGTTACGCCGGGACAAGTGCTGCGCGTGTCGCCGCCTTCGCTCACGCCGGGCGCGGCCGCGGTGCCGCCGGTCGGCGCGCCGCAGCCGCCATCGTCGGCGGCGGCGCAGCAGGGCATCCTCGCATGGCCGCTGCGCGGTCCGATACTGAAGCGCTTCGTGCCCGGCAAGACGAACGGCATCGTGATCGGCGCGCGCGTCGGCGAAACGGTCAGAGCGGCCGCCGCGGGTCGCGTCGTCTATGCGGGCACCGGCATTCCCGCGTACGGTCCGCTCGTCATCATCAAGCACAACGACTCGCTGATCACCGCGTACGGCCAGAACAGCAAGCTGCTCGTGCAGGAAGGCGAGGCCGTCACGCAAGGGCAGCCGGTGGCCGAGGCCGGCCAGGACAGCAACAATGTCGGATCGATCCAGTTCGAAGTGCGCCAGGACGGCCGCCCGGCCGATCCGCTTGCGTGGTTGCCACGTTAG